From Deltaproteobacteria bacterium, one genomic window encodes:
- a CDS encoding DUF1800 family protein, with product MATWNYDNAAHLLRRAAFGGAPQQIQAFLDRHASVDSAVNELLSFPPVLAKPPGAGFSDRAFRGMQGWWLARMIGAKTPADACREKLTLFWHGMLVSGASKQPDLKYMSNQNGLFRLHARKNFRTLIREFNRDPANLYYLDGIGNVASNDGLHVTVNENFGRECLELFTLGIFQLKTDGSPDPTKPNYTEHDVHQFARAVSGWTSIKGTLGVWHDYDWDGGQYDDNGDDVPDDITIFGVTNNNFRIDNAVAGTDDDVLKLIFARTDWEGVNQVSLFLSRKLWIWYAYSPPALGLKTILNSFATTLASNDFELTPLLRAIWTHDEFYSDRAKSRTVKNPTDFISQAFTSFNGKNVNNFGSRGSSELGGRLEEMGMNLFEPPSVGGWPGGLAWINTGSLLTRADFAEALATDTRGPSIRLKDIAGLLGSATANPAVVVDRVLAQLGLNAAQVGNTPPNPRTALNANQRTALIDYLTDNGTNPTLNLSKDTNYDAVVKVRGLISLALQTAENQIF from the coding sequence ATGGCAACTTGGAATTACGACAACGCCGCCCATTTGCTGCGCCGTGCGGCCTTTGGCGGTGCGCCCCAACAAATCCAAGCCTTTCTCGATCGGCATGCCTCGGTCGATAGTGCGGTCAACGAATTGCTCAGTTTTCCCCCCGTGCTAGCGAAACCACCGGGAGCGGGCTTTAGCGACCGCGCATTCCGCGGCATGCAAGGGTGGTGGTTGGCGCGCATGATCGGCGCGAAGACACCGGCGGACGCCTGTCGGGAAAAGCTCACGCTCTTCTGGCATGGCATGCTGGTCAGCGGTGCCTCGAAGCAACCTGACTTGAAGTACATGTCCAACCAAAACGGTTTGTTCCGCCTGCATGCCCGCAAGAACTTTCGCACTCTGATTCGGGAATTCAATCGCGACCCGGCCAATCTTTATTACTTGGATGGCATCGGGAACGTCGCCAGCAACGATGGCCTGCATGTCACCGTCAACGAGAACTTCGGGCGTGAATGTTTGGAATTATTTACTCTGGGCATCTTCCAGCTTAAGACCGATGGCTCGCCGGATCCCACCAAGCCCAACTACACCGAACACGACGTCCATCAGTTCGCGCGCGCGGTCTCGGGCTGGACCAGCATCAAAGGCACCCTTGGGGTGTGGCACGATTATGACTGGGACGGCGGGCAGTACGACGATAACGGTGACGACGTGCCCGACGATATCACAATCTTTGGTGTCACCAACAATAACTTTCGCATCGACAATGCCGTCGCCGGCACGGATGACGATGTCCTCAAACTCATCTTCGCGCGGACGGACTGGGAAGGCGTGAATCAGGTGAGCCTGTTCCTCAGTCGGAAACTGTGGATCTGGTATGCCTACTCGCCACCAGCACTGGGTTTGAAGACGATCCTCAACAGCTTCGCTACCACGCTGGCGAGCAACGACTTCGAATTGACCCCGCTACTGCGCGCGATCTGGACCCACGACGAGTTTTACTCCGACCGCGCTAAGAGCCGCACGGTAAAGAATCCCACGGATTTCATCTCTCAAGCCTTCACCTCGTTCAATGGCAAGAACGTGAACAATTTTGGATCGAGGGGAAGCAGCGAACTCGGTGGTCGCCTCGAAGAGATGGGCATGAATCTGTTCGAGCCGCCAAGCGTCGGTGGTTGGCCGGGAGGCTTGGCATGGATCAACACCGGGTCGCTCTTAACCCGCGCCGATTTCGCGGAAGCCCTGGCGACCGATACTCGTGGCCCATCGATCAGGCTGAAAGACATCGCGGGATTGCTCGGCAGCGCCACAGCAAACCCGGCGGTCGTGGTCGATCGAGTCCTCGCGCAGCTCGGCCTCAATGCCGCGCAGGTGGGCAATACTCCACCGAACCCCCGCACGGCCTTAAACGCTAACCAGCGGACGGCGCTCATCGACTACCTTACGGACAACGGCACGAACCCTACGCTGAATCTCTCGAAAGACACGAACTATGACGCGGTCGTCAAAGTCCGCGGTCTCATTTCTCTCGCGCTGCAAACCGCCGAGAACCAGATTTTCTAG
- a CDS encoding alpha/beta fold hydrolase — protein sequence MQKEPFSIAIPEETLTDLRERLAKVRWPVDFANDQWQYGTNLEYLKELVDYWLHEYDWRVQERAMNAFSHYKTMIEGMPIHFIHEPGKGPNPTPLILNHGWPWTFWDLQKVIRPLTDPAAFGGDPKDAFDVVVPSLPGYGFSTPLTTTGINFWRTADLWVKLMQDVLGYKKFAAQGGDWGALITAQLGHKYADRVIGCHVHLMAPLNIFVGSMPEASEYGPDEKGWYERNMNFFLAESGYSALQSTKPQTIAFALNDSPVGLCAWILEKRRTWSDCGGDVEKRFSKDDLCTTMTIYWVTQSYGTSARYYYEATHNPWQASHNRTPVVEAPTGVALFSKEVILMPRKWADQYYNLKRWTVMPSGGHFASMEEPESLVEDIRAFFRPLRS from the coding sequence ATGCAAAAAGAACCGTTCTCGATCGCGATTCCCGAAGAGACCCTGACCGACCTGCGCGAGCGTTTGGCCAAGGTGCGTTGGCCGGTCGATTTCGCCAACGACCAATGGCAGTACGGCACCAATCTCGAGTATCTCAAGGAACTCGTCGATTACTGGCTGCACGAATACGATTGGCGCGTGCAGGAGAGGGCGATGAACGCCTTCTCTCACTATAAGACCATGATCGAGGGGATGCCGATTCACTTCATTCACGAGCCGGGGAAAGGTCCGAACCCGACCCCGCTGATTCTGAATCATGGCTGGCCGTGGACGTTCTGGGACTTGCAAAAAGTCATTCGTCCCCTGACTGACCCGGCTGCGTTTGGCGGCGACCCCAAGGATGCATTCGATGTTGTGGTGCCGTCTTTGCCTGGGTACGGGTTCTCCACACCGCTCACGACCACGGGGATCAATTTTTGGCGTACGGCGGATCTGTGGGTGAAGCTGATGCAGGATGTCCTCGGCTACAAGAAATTCGCCGCCCAAGGCGGGGACTGGGGTGCGTTGATTACTGCGCAGCTTGGTCATAAGTACGCCGACCGCGTCATCGGTTGCCACGTGCATCTCATGGCGCCGTTGAACATCTTCGTTGGCAGCATGCCTGAAGCGTCGGAATACGGACCGGACGAAAAAGGCTGGTACGAGCGGAATATGAACTTCTTCCTCGCCGAGAGCGGCTATTCGGCATTACAGTCCACCAAGCCGCAGACGATTGCGTTTGCGTTGAACGATTCGCCGGTAGGACTGTGCGCCTGGATTCTGGAGAAACGCCGCACCTGGAGCGATTGTGGCGGCGATGTCGAGAAGCGGTTCAGCAAAGACGACCTATGCACAACCATGACGATTTACTGGGTCACGCAGAGCTACGGCACCTCCGCCCGCTATTATTACGAAGCGACCCACAACCCCTGGCAAGCGTCGCATAACCGGACGCCGGTGGTCGAGGCACCAACTGGGGTGGCGCTGTTCTCGAAGGAAGTCATCTTGATGCCGCGTAAATGGGCAGACCAATACTACAATCTCAAGCGCTGGACGGTCATGCCTTCCGGCGGGCACTTCGCGTCGATGGAAGAGCCAGAGAGTCTGGTCGAAGACATCCGTGCGTTCTTCAGGCCGTTGCGCAGTTAA
- a CDS encoding DUF1640 domain-containing protein, with translation MGAVTFDTLKFTKRLKEAGFTEPQAEAIADSFLQATGEAEVATKRDIECLEAKIIEVEGKVIGEPALVKGELTLVKWMLGVLLGGVMALVLKTFFPLSQVRAAR, from the coding sequence ATGGGCGCGGTTACCTTCGACACGCTGAAATTCACTAAGCGGCTCAAAGAGGCCGGATTTACCGAGCCGCAAGCTGAGGCCATCGCCGACTCCTTCCTCCAAGCCACCGGAGAAGCCGAAGTCGCCACCAAACGCGACATCGAATGTCTTGAAGCGAAAATTATTGAGGTGGAAGGGAAAGTGATAGGGGAGCCAGCCCTAGTGAAAGGGGAACTGACCCTGGTGAAATGGATGCTGGGTGTGCTCTTAGGTGGCGTTATGGCCCTGGTGTTGAAAACGTTCTTCCCCTTGTCGCAGGTCAGGGCGGCTCGCTGA
- a CDS encoding nuclear transport factor 2 family protein produces MTTEEQRNLTVAKLYEDLYNTDAERFVRECYTPDCEVNGGFIRGYEQFIQVEKNVLRAAPKRTMRVDRRYATGNAVIVEAVLLDPDKGAEWQLPFCAVLTCRDGKIASDWTYAEFSKWPGL; encoded by the coding sequence ATGACCACCGAAGAACAACGCAACCTGACCGTCGCCAAACTCTATGAGGACTTATACAACACCGACGCCGAGCGCTTCGTGCGCGAATGTTACACGCCGGACTGCGAAGTGAACGGCGGCTTCATTCGTGGGTATGAGCAATTCATCCAAGTAGAAAAGAATGTGCTGCGGGCGGCACCCAAACGCACCATGCGTGTCGATCGGAGGTATGCGACAGGCAATGCCGTCATCGTCGAGGCGGTGCTGCTCGATCCCGACAAGGGTGCCGAGTGGCAACTGCCGTTCTGTGCGGTGCTCACCTGCCGCGACGGCAAGATCGCCAGCGACTGGACCTACGCCGAATTCAGCAAGTGGCCGGGGCTCTAA
- a CDS encoding ABC transporter ATP-binding protein, whose protein sequence is MARMLEVAIQKQLDGFRLDVAFTVEPALVALFGPSGSGKSLTLQAIAGIVAPDGGRIALDGQPLYDEARGLSLPPQIRRIGYVPQRYALFPHLSVEHNIGFGLLSLAHGERTRRIGELVELFSLRGLERRRPHELSGGQQQRVALARAVAVRPRLLLLDEPFAALDAPLRTALRQELLQLAERLTLKILLVSHDLADAFAVGQQVLVCENGRIVQQGSREAIFFHPATARVAELVGTSNILPAVVERVEPQTLWVQWQGRRIAANPAPFAQGAPVYLCVRPTQILLVRPDRVAERERENLFHGRLVNTTMQAELYTLSVQLDGSTAAADLEIVLPGYVYHRLALDRDKDVLLELRRHELHLVPRDK, encoded by the coding sequence TTGGCTCGTATGCTTGAAGTGGCGATTCAGAAACAGCTCGACGGCTTCCGGCTCGATGTAGCCTTCACCGTCGAACCCGCATTGGTCGCGCTCTTTGGACCTTCGGGCTCTGGCAAGAGTCTCACCTTGCAAGCCATTGCCGGTATCGTCGCGCCGGACGGCGGGCGCATCGCCTTGGATGGACAACCGCTGTACGACGAGGCGCGCGGCCTCAGCTTGCCGCCGCAAATACGGCGGATCGGCTACGTGCCGCAACGCTACGCCTTGTTTCCCCACTTGTCGGTCGAACACAATATCGGCTTCGGCTTACTGTCGCTTGCTCACGGAGAGCGGACGCGCCGCATCGGCGAACTCGTGGAACTCTTCAGTCTCCGGGGATTGGAGCGAAGACGGCCGCATGAACTCTCCGGCGGACAGCAACAGCGGGTGGCCTTAGCGCGCGCCGTTGCCGTGCGACCGCGTTTGCTCCTGCTCGATGAACCATTCGCAGCTCTCGACGCGCCGCTACGCACCGCGCTACGCCAGGAATTGCTACAACTCGCCGAGCGCCTCACGTTGAAAATCCTTCTCGTCTCGCACGACTTGGCCGACGCCTTCGCCGTGGGCCAGCAAGTGCTGGTCTGCGAAAACGGGCGCATCGTTCAGCAGGGCTCGCGAGAAGCGATCTTTTTCCATCCCGCGACCGCACGCGTGGCCGAGTTAGTCGGCACCAGCAATATCCTCCCTGCCGTAGTCGAACGAGTCGAGCCGCAGACGCTGTGGGTGCAATGGCAAGGGCGGCGCATCGCGGCGAATCCTGCACCGTTCGCCCAGGGCGCGCCGGTGTATTTGTGTGTGCGCCCGACGCAGATTTTGCTGGTGCGTCCCGACCGAGTCGCGGAGCGGGAACGCGAAAATCTATTTCACGGACGGCTGGTCAACACCACCATGCAGGCGGAGCTGTACACACTCTCCGTCCAACTCGACGGCAGCACCGCAGCGGCCGACCTGGAAATCGTGCTGCCCGGCTACGTTTATCACCGCCTCGCGCTGGATCGTGACAAAGATGTGCTCCTCGAGCTGCGGAGACATGAGCTGCATCTAGTGCCGCGAGACAAGTAA
- the modB gene encoding molybdate ABC transporter permease subunit, whose translation MQAQPKSSLLLAPALLVAGFLLLPVAAIFWKVLPQEEAWNTLQQPLVTEALRLSGLTSSLSLVLALVFGTPMAYLLARHRFPGATVLDTLIDLPMVLPPTVAGVALLMAFGRRGLIGAWLDSVGIQLGFTTAAVVLAQSFVAAPFYIRAARAGFQSVDQELERVAYTLGHSPFSTFLRVTVPLAFPALLSGAVMAWARALGEFGATIMFAGNFLGRTQTMPLAIYTAMESDLPAALMLSAMLIVISFIMLFLVRSLLRRSPFGSYA comes from the coding sequence ATGCAAGCGCAGCCCAAGTCATCCCTCCTCCTCGCTCCTGCTCTGCTGGTTGCCGGGTTTTTACTGCTGCCGGTGGCGGCGATTTTCTGGAAAGTCCTGCCGCAAGAAGAGGCGTGGAACACGTTACAGCAACCGCTGGTGACCGAAGCGTTGCGCTTGAGCGGCCTCACCTCGTCGCTGAGCCTCGTTCTCGCGCTGGTGTTCGGCACGCCGATGGCCTATCTGCTCGCCCGGCATCGGTTCCCAGGCGCGACGGTGCTGGACACGCTCATCGATCTGCCGATGGTGCTACCGCCGACAGTCGCTGGCGTCGCCTTGTTGATGGCGTTCGGACGCCGGGGTCTCATCGGCGCGTGGCTCGACTCGGTCGGCATCCAGCTCGGCTTCACCACGGCAGCAGTGGTGCTGGCGCAGAGCTTCGTCGCCGCCCCTTTTTACATTCGCGCCGCGCGGGCCGGGTTCCAAAGCGTGGACCAGGAACTGGAACGCGTCGCTTATACGCTTGGGCATTCGCCGTTCAGCACCTTTCTGCGCGTCACCGTACCGTTGGCGTTCCCCGCGCTGCTGAGCGGTGCGGTCATGGCCTGGGCACGCGCTTTGGGCGAGTTCGGCGCGACCATTATGTTCGCGGGGAATTTTCTCGGCCGCACGCAGACCATGCCGCTGGCGATCTACACCGCCATGGAGTCGGACCTGCCGGCGGCGTTAATGCTTTCGGCGATGCTGATCGTCATCTCGTTCATCATGCTCTTTCTCGTCCGGTCGCTGCTGCGCCGTAGTCCATTTGGCTCGTATGCTTGA
- a CDS encoding TldE/PmbA family protein, with product MQEYFCRLADRLTSLLQGKEIYTCTFDAEESDFVRFNHSAVRQAGTVTQRSLSVNLIDGQRHTYGGISLSGDWEEDCAHLAALVTNLRGQLPYLPEDPHLLYATEVRSSEHTGENRLPEDTGAVVASILEAGRGRDLVGIYAAGGIHDGFANSFGQRNWFSSYSYNFDWSFYHQGDKAVKCAYAGLVWNPIEFAHKVATAAKQLAVLAQPARTIAPGRYRVYLAPAALADIVGLLSWGGFGLKDHRTKQTVLLKMTEEGARLHPSITIQENIADGVGTNFQEAGFIKPDRVTLIADGAFRDCLVSPRSAKEYDVPTNGASGGEMPDALDVASGMLPESEVLRQLDTGIYINNVWYLNYSDRTACRITGMTRFATLWVENGVIQAPLNVMRFDETLYRMLGENLAGLTAERELILDSSTYGGRSTASSRLPGAVVNDFTFTL from the coding sequence ATGCAGGAGTATTTTTGCCGGCTTGCCGACCGTTTGACCTCGCTCCTCCAAGGGAAAGAAATCTACACCTGTACCTTCGACGCGGAAGAGTCGGACTTCGTGCGCTTCAATCACAGCGCGGTGCGCCAAGCCGGCACCGTTACCCAACGCTCGCTCTCGGTCAATCTCATCGACGGGCAACGCCACACCTATGGCGGCATTTCGTTATCCGGCGATTGGGAAGAAGACTGCGCGCACCTCGCCGCTCTGGTGACAAACCTGCGCGGCCAGTTGCCTTACCTCCCGGAAGATCCCCATCTGCTGTACGCCACCGAGGTCCGCTCCAGCGAACACACCGGCGAGAATCGCCTCCCCGAGGATACCGGTGCCGTTGTCGCCTCTATTCTCGAAGCCGGGCGCGGCAGAGACCTGGTGGGCATCTATGCCGCCGGTGGGATTCACGACGGGTTTGCGAACTCCTTTGGTCAGCGCAATTGGTTCTCTAGCTATAGTTACAATTTTGATTGGAGTTTCTACCATCAAGGCGATAAAGCGGTGAAATGCGCTTACGCCGGGTTGGTCTGGAACCCCATCGAGTTCGCGCACAAGGTCGCCACTGCCGCCAAGCAACTCGCTGTGCTCGCCCAGCCAGCGCGCACGATCGCTCCAGGGCGGTATCGCGTGTATCTGGCACCGGCGGCGCTCGCCGATATCGTCGGACTGTTGAGCTGGGGCGGCTTCGGCCTCAAAGACCATCGCACCAAGCAAACCGTGCTACTGAAAATGACCGAGGAAGGAGCGCGGCTCCATCCTTCCATCACGATTCAGGAAAATATCGCCGATGGAGTCGGTACCAACTTTCAAGAAGCGGGGTTCATTAAGCCGGACCGCGTGACGTTGATCGCCGACGGTGCCTTCCGCGACTGCTTAGTCTCGCCACGCTCTGCCAAAGAATACGACGTGCCGACAAACGGAGCCTCGGGCGGCGAAATGCCCGACGCGCTGGATGTCGCCAGCGGCATGCTGCCGGAGAGCGAGGTGCTACGCCAACTCGACACCGGCATCTACATCAATAACGTCTGGTACCTCAACTACTCGGATCGGACTGCCTGTCGCATCACCGGCATGACCCGCTTCGCCACGTTGTGGGTGGAAAACGGTGTCATCCAAGCGCCGCTCAATGTGATGCGATTCGATGAGACGCTCTACCGCATGTTGGGCGAGAACCTGGCGGGACTCACCGCCGAGAGGGAGTTAATTCTCGACTCCAGCACCTATGGCGGACGCTCGACCGCGAGCAGCCGCTTGCCCGGCGCGGTGGTCAACGATTTTACGTTCACCTTATAA
- a CDS encoding TldD/PmbA family protein, which yields MPTSQPRHERIVQRFHSIVPTVDFCSLRLVRTQSQYLSVRQNILQPVSTSDDEGAMVTVIDNGGLGYAATSDLSETGLRHAAEQARSWARRSAGRSVVDFSSVAFPRPSGAYASPVQLTWDSLPLADKIDLLRATSEQLKTDERIVDWEASLWHTDSETLFVTADGGQVQQNFSYLVPMMSATANAGTETQTRTFAGRGYCRQGGMELLDQCAFRDAAPQIAAEALELLLAPNCPTGTMDVLLAPDQMILQIHESIGHPLELDRILGDERNYAGTSFVTPDMFGTYRYGSELLNITFDPTRPEEFASYAFDDDGQPARREYLIREGVLVRGLGSTTSQARLGLPGVANARATSWNRPPIDRMANLNLEPGQSRFTDMIAAIERGVYMQTNVSWSIDDSRNKFQFGCEWGRLIENGQLTTVVKNPNYRGVSATFWRSLKMVGASETLEVLGSPYCGKGEPNQVIRVGHASPPCIFVNVEVFGGE from the coding sequence ATGCCAACTTCTCAGCCTCGCCATGAGCGAATCGTCCAGCGCTTCCACTCCATCGTTCCAACGGTAGACTTTTGTTCCTTACGTCTCGTGCGGACGCAGTCGCAGTACCTGTCCGTGCGACAAAATATCTTGCAACCAGTCTCCACCTCGGATGACGAGGGGGCCATGGTCACGGTGATCGATAACGGCGGCTTGGGGTATGCCGCTACCAGCGACCTGAGCGAAACTGGCCTGCGACACGCGGCGGAGCAGGCCCGCTCTTGGGCACGACGCAGTGCCGGACGCAGCGTGGTGGATTTCTCCTCGGTTGCGTTTCCTCGACCTAGTGGCGCGTACGCGAGCCCGGTGCAACTGACGTGGGACTCCCTTCCCCTTGCCGACAAGATCGACTTGTTGCGCGCCACTAGCGAGCAGCTCAAAACCGACGAACGCATTGTCGATTGGGAAGCCTCATTGTGGCATACGGACAGCGAGACGCTCTTCGTCACCGCCGACGGCGGGCAAGTCCAGCAGAATTTTTCCTATCTCGTCCCGATGATGAGCGCGACTGCGAACGCCGGCACGGAAACGCAAACCCGTACTTTTGCCGGACGCGGCTACTGCCGCCAGGGCGGCATGGAGCTGCTCGACCAATGCGCTTTTCGCGACGCCGCCCCGCAGATCGCTGCCGAGGCGCTCGAACTCTTGCTCGCACCCAATTGCCCCACCGGCACGATGGATGTGCTCCTCGCTCCAGATCAAATGATCCTACAAATCCATGAGTCCATCGGCCACCCGCTCGAACTGGACCGCATCCTCGGCGACGAACGGAACTATGCCGGCACCAGTTTCGTCACCCCGGATATGTTCGGCACCTATCGTTACGGCTCCGAGCTGCTGAACATTACCTTCGATCCCACGCGCCCGGAAGAGTTCGCCAGCTACGCCTTCGATGACGATGGTCAACCGGCACGGCGCGAGTATCTGATTCGCGAGGGCGTCTTGGTGCGTGGCCTAGGCAGCACCACCTCACAAGCCCGTCTCGGTTTGCCGGGCGTCGCCAATGCCCGCGCTACTAGTTGGAACCGTCCGCCCATCGATCGCATGGCGAACCTGAATCTCGAACCCGGCCAGTCTCGGTTCACGGACATGATCGCCGCCATCGAGCGCGGCGTGTACATGCAGACCAACGTGTCTTGGTCCATCGACGACTCGCGTAATAAATTCCAGTTCGGTTGCGAATGGGGCCGGTTGATCGAAAACGGCCAGCTCACCACCGTGGTCAAGAACCCCAACTATCGCGGCGTATCGGCAACCTTTTGGCGAAGCCTGAAAATGGTCGGCGCGAGCGAAACCCTCGAAGTGCTCGGCTCGCCCTACTGCGGCAAGGGAGAACCGAATCAGGTGATTCGTGTCGGTCACGCCTCCCCGCCTTGTATCTTCGTCAACGTCGAAGTGTTCGGAGGAGAGTGA
- a CDS encoding antibiotic biosynthesis monooxygenase yields MFVVTNRIPVAASHEAEFEDRFRNRAHLIDQSPGFIKNLVLRPVMRRFSHQTGQWEDTKEQGYYLVQTYWESEQAFWNWTKSESFRIAHSNRPPAEMFAGSNVLEIHEVILTTEKQ; encoded by the coding sequence ATGTTTGTCGTTACCAACCGTATTCCTGTCGCGGCCAGTCATGAAGCCGAATTCGAAGACCGCTTCCGCAATCGCGCACATCTCATCGACCAATCGCCAGGGTTCATCAAAAATCTCGTGCTGCGTCCGGTCATGCGGCGGTTCAGCCACCAAACCGGGCAGTGGGAAGACACGAAAGAGCAAGGCTACTATCTGGTACAGACCTATTGGGAAAGCGAGCAGGCCTTCTGGAATTGGACCAAAAGCGAATCCTTCCGCATTGCCCACAGCAACCGCCCGCCCGCCGAGATGTTTGCCGGCTCGAATGTGCTGGAAATCCACGAAGTGATTTTGACCACCGAGAAACAGTGA